Proteins co-encoded in one Seriola aureovittata isolate HTS-2021-v1 ecotype China chromosome 1, ASM2101889v1, whole genome shotgun sequence genomic window:
- the tmem276b gene encoding transmembrane protein 178B: MAAMKILTSTGLFLAFCALGLLAMAICTDYWYETDARRHRERCKNYANKRNDPGYIYISNHNLPLQMPPKSLERKGNGPDAGALIRGKRHFLAAASAMESHCSRQFNSTISGLWRKCHREGFDLETEDLIHKGIIQRCTPVKYHYSSSILPRNLPINITKTIRQDEWHALHLRRMTAGFVGMAVSIILFGWIIGVLGCCQQHDLMQYVAGLLFLMGGTCCIISLCTCVAGINFELSRYPRYMYGLPEDISHGYGWSMFCAWGGLGLTLLAGFLCTLAPSLSTPARTTTHKPRQENGTV, from the exons ATGGCCGCTATGAAAATATTAACCAGCACAGGGCTTTTCTTGGCGTTCTGTGCGCTGGGGCTGCTCGCCATGGCGATTTGCACCGATTATTGGTACGAGACCGACGCGAGGAGACATCGAGAGAGGTGTAAAAACTATGCCAACAAGCGAAACGACCCGGGGTACATCTACATTTCAAACCACAACCTCCCCCTCCAGATGCCTCCAAAGAGCCTGGAGAGGAAAGGTAACGGGCCAGATGCTGGAGCTCTCATCAGGGGGAAGCGGCACTTCCTGGCCGCAGCGTCTGCCATGGAGTCTCATTGCAGCCGGCAGTTTAACTCCACCATCTCCGGACTCTGGAGGAAGTGTCACCGGGAAGGATTCGACCTGGAGACCGAGGACCTTATTCACAAAG GAATAATTCAAAGATGTACTCCAGTCAAGTATCACTACTCTTCGTCCATCCTACCACGAAATTTACCCATCAACATCACAAAGACCATACGACAGGATGAGTGGCATGCACTCC ATCTAAGAAGAATGACGGCTGGCTTTGTGGGCATGGCCGTGTCCATCATTCTTTTTGGCTGGATCATTGGAGTGCTGGGATGCTGCCAGCAGCATGACCTCATGCAATATGTAGCTGGGCTACTCTTTCTCATGGGAG GAACATGCTGCATCATCTCCTTGTGCACATGTGTGGCAGGAATCAATTTTGAGTTATCCCGCTACCCCCGCTACATGTATGGCCTCCCCGAGGACATTAGCCATGGCTATGGCTGGTCTATGTTTTGTGCCTGGGGGGGTCTCGGTCTCACATTGCTGGCTGGCTTCCTCTGCACCTTGGCCCCATCCCTGAGCACACCCGCTCGCACAACGACCCACAAGCCGAGGCAGGAGAACGGAACCGTGTGA